One window from the genome of Panthera leo isolate Ple1 chromosome D3, P.leo_Ple1_pat1.1, whole genome shotgun sequence encodes:
- the GPN3 gene encoding GPN-loop GTPase 3 isoform X1: MPRYAQLVMGPAGSGKSTYCATMVQHCEALNRSVQVVNLDPAAEHFNYSVMADIRELIEVDDVMEDDCLRFGPNGGLVFCMEYFANNFDWLENCLGHVEDDYILFDCPGQIELYTHLPVMKQLVQQLEQWEFRVCGVFLVDSQFMVESFKFISGILAALSAMISLEIPQVNIMTKMDLLSKKAKKEIEKFLDPDMYSLLDDSASDLRSKKFKKLTKAICGLIDDYSMVRFLPYDQSDEESMNIVLQHIDFAIQYGEDLEFKEPKEHEDESSSMFDEYFQGHQNE; encoded by the exons ATGCCTCGGTATGCGCAGCTGGTCATGGGCCCGGCAGGCAGCGGGAAG AGCACCTACTGTGCCACCATGGTCCAGCACTGTGAAGCCCTCAATCGATCTGTCCAAGTTGTGAACCTAGATCCTGCAGCAGAACACTTCAACTATTCCGTGATGGCTG ACATTCGAGAGCTGATCGAGGTGGATGATGTCATGGAGGATGACTGTCTGCGGTTTGGTCCCAATGGAGGATTGGTATTTTGCATGGAATACTTTGCCAATAATTTTGACTGGCTAGAGAACTGTCTTGGCCACGTAGAGGATGACTATATCCTTTTTGACTGTCCAG GTCAGATTGAGCTGTATACACACCTGCCTGTGATGAAACAACTGGTCCAGCAGCTGGAACAGTGGGAGTTCCGAGTCTGTGGAGTTTTTCTCGTTGACTCTCAGTTCATGGTGGAGTCATTCAAG TTCATCTCTGGCATCTTGGCAGCCCTGAGTGCCATGATCTCTCTAGAAATTCCACAAGTTAACATCATGACAAAAATGGATCTGCTGAGCAAGAAAgctaaaaaggaaattgaaaa GTTTCTAGATCCAGACATGTATTCTTTATTAGACGATTCTGCAAGTGACTTAAGaagcaaaaaattcaaaaaattgaCTAAAGCTATATGTGGACTG ATTGATGACTACAGCATGGTTCGATTTTTACCTTATGATCAGTCAGATGAAGAAAGCATGAACATTGTGTTACAGCATATTGATTTTGCCATTCAGTATGGAGAAGACTTAGAATTCAAAGAACCAAAG
- the GPN3 gene encoding GPN-loop GTPase 3 isoform X2: MVQHCEALNRSVQVVNLDPAAEHFNYSVMADIRELIEVDDVMEDDCLRFGPNGGLVFCMEYFANNFDWLENCLGHVEDDYILFDCPGQIELYTHLPVMKQLVQQLEQWEFRVCGVFLVDSQFMVESFKFISGILAALSAMISLEIPQVNIMTKMDLLSKKAKKEIEKFLDPDMYSLLDDSASDLRSKKFKKLTKAICGLIDDYSMVRFLPYDQSDEESMNIVLQHIDFAIQYGEDLEFKEPKEHEDESSSMFDEYFQGHQNE, from the exons ATGGTCCAGCACTGTGAAGCCCTCAATCGATCTGTCCAAGTTGTGAACCTAGATCCTGCAGCAGAACACTTCAACTATTCCGTGATGGCTG ACATTCGAGAGCTGATCGAGGTGGATGATGTCATGGAGGATGACTGTCTGCGGTTTGGTCCCAATGGAGGATTGGTATTTTGCATGGAATACTTTGCCAATAATTTTGACTGGCTAGAGAACTGTCTTGGCCACGTAGAGGATGACTATATCCTTTTTGACTGTCCAG GTCAGATTGAGCTGTATACACACCTGCCTGTGATGAAACAACTGGTCCAGCAGCTGGAACAGTGGGAGTTCCGAGTCTGTGGAGTTTTTCTCGTTGACTCTCAGTTCATGGTGGAGTCATTCAAG TTCATCTCTGGCATCTTGGCAGCCCTGAGTGCCATGATCTCTCTAGAAATTCCACAAGTTAACATCATGACAAAAATGGATCTGCTGAGCAAGAAAgctaaaaaggaaattgaaaa GTTTCTAGATCCAGACATGTATTCTTTATTAGACGATTCTGCAAGTGACTTAAGaagcaaaaaattcaaaaaattgaCTAAAGCTATATGTGGACTG ATTGATGACTACAGCATGGTTCGATTTTTACCTTATGATCAGTCAGATGAAGAAAGCATGAACATTGTGTTACAGCATATTGATTTTGCCATTCAGTATGGAGAAGACTTAGAATTCAAAGAACCAAAG